A region of the Microscilla marina ATCC 23134 genome:
TTAGACATGGCTTATTACCCTCGCCGGGGTGCCAAAAAAATAAAAGTGATTTATAGCCGACCTTACAAAAAAGGACGTGAGATTTTTGGCGGTATTATCAAGTATGATAAGCTGTGGCGCACTGGTGCCAACGAAGCCACCGAAATTAGATTTGCCCAAGATGTAAAATTTGGTGGCAAAGCGGTAAAAGCAGGTACTTATGCTTTGTTTACTGTGCCGGGCAAAGACAAATGGACCATTATTTTGAACAAAGATTATGATCAGTGGGGGACATCTGGCTACAAAGAAGCCAACGATGTGGCGCGTATAGAAGTACCAGCTAAAAATGAGGCAAAGAAAAGCCTCGAAAATTTTTCTATTCGTTTTGGTGGCAACAATAAAAACCTGACTATGGTATTGGGCTGGGACAAAACCAGGGTACGTGTACCCATAAGTTTTTAAATATTTTGACTCTAGTTTATTGAACAACGAAAAGGCTTACTTGAGAGGGTAGGCTTTTTTTATATCAGCATACTCACTGGCTTAATTTTTTTCAACTTTCGTACAATCGCAAGCTGGGAGTGGTAGCCAATAGTCTCCTGACTCCCAACGATTGACTCCTGACTAATTTTCGTTCAATGGCAAGCTACCAATTTACCCCTATCACCAATGTAAACACGCTTACCAGGTCA
Encoded here:
- a CDS encoding DUF2911 domain-containing protein, producing MKLKYILSILTLVAVVFAADVASAQKKMRGLDKSPLDMAYYPRRGAKKIKVIYSRPYKKGREIFGGIIKYDKLWRTGANEATEIRFAQDVKFGGKAVKAGTYALFTVPGKDKWTIILNKDYDQWGTSGYKEANDVARIEVPAKNEAKKSLENFSIRFGGNNKNLTMVLGWDKTRVRVPISF